A stretch of Caenibius tardaugens NBRC 16725 DNA encodes these proteins:
- a CDS encoding TrbC/VirB2 family protein, producing MIHAIRHGARRAMLTTTAGVVALTFAVPARAGGSSMPWEAPLQSILESIEGPVAKIVAVIIIIVTGLTLAFGDTSGGFRRLIQIVFGLSIAFAASSFFLSFFSFGGGALV from the coding sequence ATGATCCATGCCATTCGGCATGGCGCACGCCGCGCCATGCTTACCACCACCGCCGGCGTGGTCGCGCTGACCTTCGCCGTTCCGGCCCGTGCCGGTGGATCGTCGATGCCCTGGGAAGCGCCGCTCCAGTCGATCCTCGAAAGCATCGAGGGGCCGGTGGCGAAGATCGTGGCGGTCATCATCATCATCGTGACCGGCCTGACTTTGGCGTTCGGCGACACCAGCGGCGGGTTCCGCCGGCTGATCCAGATCGTGTTCGGCCTGTCGATCGCGTTCGCAGCCAGCTCCTTCTTCCTGAGCTTCTTCAGCTTCGGC